A single Cellulomonas sp. SLBN-39 DNA region contains:
- the uppP gene encoding undecaprenyl-diphosphatase UppP, whose product MATGIGIGDGILLGLVQGLTEFLPVSSSAHLRIIGTLLGSDPGAAFTAITQLGTETAVLLYFRRDIKRIALAWWFAVRGGYGVDWRSRIGMPHGRPQDHDALMAWFIALGSVPIVVLGLAFQDAIEAPFRNLWLTVVTLSVFGLILGWADKFSIRRRPLEELTPRHALAFGFWQALALVPGVSRSGGTITGGLLMGYTREAAARYSFLLAIPAVFGSGLYQLVKSLGDFGQAGTPGFGVTLVATLVAFVIGYVVIIAFLKIVSTFSYKPFVVYRLALAALVALLLITGVLEPTAGAV is encoded by the coding sequence GTGGCAACAGGCATCGGCATCGGCGACGGCATCCTCCTCGGGCTGGTCCAGGGGCTGACCGAGTTCCTCCCGGTGTCCTCCAGCGCGCACCTGCGCATCATCGGCACCCTGCTCGGCTCCGACCCCGGGGCCGCGTTCACCGCCATCACCCAGCTCGGCACCGAGACCGCGGTGCTGCTGTACTTCCGGCGCGACATCAAGCGGATCGCGCTCGCGTGGTGGTTCGCGGTCCGCGGCGGCTACGGCGTGGACTGGCGCTCGCGGATCGGCATGCCCCACGGCCGCCCGCAGGACCACGACGCGCTCATGGCGTGGTTCATCGCGCTCGGCTCGGTGCCGATCGTCGTGCTGGGCCTGGCGTTCCAGGACGCGATCGAGGCCCCGTTCCGCAACCTGTGGCTCACGGTCGTCACGCTGTCGGTGTTCGGCCTGATCCTCGGCTGGGCGGACAAGTTCTCGATCCGGCGCCGGCCCCTCGAGGAGCTCACGCCCAGGCACGCGCTGGCGTTCGGGTTCTGGCAGGCCCTCGCCCTCGTCCCGGGCGTGTCCCGGTCCGGCGGCACCATCACCGGCGGTCTGCTCATGGGCTACACCCGCGAGGCCGCCGCCCGGTACTCGTTCCTGCTCGCGATCCCCGCGGTCTTCGGGTCGGGCCTGTACCAGCTGGTCAAGAGCCTCGGCGACTTCGGGCAGGCCGGGACCCCCGGCTTCGGCGTGACGCTGGTCGCGACGCTCGTGGCCTTCGTCATCGGGTACGTCGTGATCATCGCGTTCCTGAAGATCGTCTCGACGTTCAGCTACAAGCCGTTCGTCGTCTACCGGCTCGCGCTCGCCGCGCTCGTCGCGCTCCTGCTGATCACGGGCGTGCTGGAGCCCACCGCCGGCGCCGTCTGA
- a CDS encoding CorA family divalent cation transporter produces the protein MTASAPDDHDDGPVRPGVLPDEDAAPDDAPAGAPAGARGWVEGVAGTWVPLDDPAVRPGEAAARGATWLTVVDVADVADALAAVGTDVRTVETVRASTVQAEAPLPTTEHPRLRARAERLPGGGLLLTAPTLTWVDTSWDVRTGRVVVVVRDDVVVTAEDGDAGVVSATVDRLTHGRRASGEHGVRAVLAAVLLTLAGRGAELELAVGDAVGDVERLVLSERPAADALDRLYALKREIAEARRALAPLGTHLGELVEEVLDGDAAHRQPDWLRRVQVAVDRADRHLQAHDSLLGDMLAVHLAQVSVRQNEDMRKISAWAAIVAVPTLVAGVYGMNFRHMPELAWPLGYPVAVGGMAVLCVLLWGLFRRSGWL, from the coding sequence GTGACCGCGAGCGCGCCCGACGACCACGACGACGGACCGGTGCGCCCGGGGGTGCTGCCCGACGAGGACGCGGCGCCCGACGACGCGCCGGCCGGGGCACCGGCCGGCGCCCGGGGCTGGGTGGAGGGGGTCGCGGGCACGTGGGTGCCGCTGGACGACCCGGCGGTCCGCCCCGGCGAGGCGGCGGCCCGCGGGGCGACGTGGCTCACGGTCGTCGACGTGGCCGACGTCGCCGACGCGCTCGCGGCGGTCGGCACGGACGTGCGCACCGTCGAGACCGTCCGGGCCTCGACGGTGCAGGCCGAGGCCCCCCTGCCGACGACGGAGCACCCGCGGCTGCGGGCCCGGGCCGAGCGGCTGCCGGGGGGCGGTCTGCTCCTGACGGCGCCGACGCTGACGTGGGTGGACACCTCGTGGGACGTGCGGACGGGCCGCGTGGTGGTCGTGGTGCGCGACGACGTGGTGGTGACGGCCGAGGACGGCGACGCGGGTGTCGTGTCCGCGACCGTGGACCGTCTGACGCACGGGCGCCGCGCCTCGGGCGAGCACGGGGTGCGTGCGGTGCTCGCGGCGGTGCTGCTGACGCTCGCGGGCCGCGGTGCCGAGCTCGAGCTGGCCGTGGGTGACGCGGTCGGCGACGTCGAGCGCCTCGTGCTGAGCGAGCGCCCGGCCGCCGACGCGCTCGACCGGCTCTACGCGCTCAAGCGGGAGATCGCCGAGGCCCGTCGTGCCCTCGCCCCGCTGGGCACCCACCTGGGCGAGCTGGTCGAGGAGGTCCTCGACGGGGACGCGGCCCACCGGCAGCCGGACTGGCTGCGTCGCGTGCAGGTGGCTGTCGACCGGGCCGACCGGCACCTGCAGGCGCACGACTCGCTGCTGGGCGACATGCTCGCGGTGCACCTGGCGCAGGTCTCCGTGCGGCAGAACGAGGACATGCGCAAGATCAGCGCGTGGGCGGCGATCGTCGCGGTGCCGACGCTCGTCGCGGGCGTGTACGGCATGAACTTCCGGCACATGCCCGAGCTGGCGTGGCCCCTGGGCTACCCGGTGGCCGTGGGTGGCATGGCCGTGCTGTGCGTGCTGCTGTGGGGCCTGTTCCGCCGTTCGGGCTGGCTCTGA
- the mshC gene encoding cysteine--1-D-myo-inosityl 2-amino-2-deoxy-alpha-D-glucopyranoside ligase, with translation MLTWPAPQIPRLPGRGGPVRVLDTASGQVVEAATGPVASLYVCGITPYDATHLGHAATYVAFDVLGRAWRDAGLQVRYASNVTDVDDPLLERATATGVDWRDLAVEQTALFAADMTALGVVPPDVYQGVVESVPQIAAAVVALLDTGAAYRVPTPDADGDDVYADLSADPRFGSVSGLPDGTMRALSAERGGDPDRPGKRSPLDPLLWRAARTGEPAWDAPGLDRGRPGWHVECAVIAQGGLGVPFDVQGGGSDLAFPHHEMSSSHLRLLDAGRSAARHVHAGMVGYEGHKMSKSRGNLVLVSRLLADGVEPMAVRLAVLAHRYRDDWEWTPAGLAEAEQRLVTWRRALSGNGGPAAEPVLAAVRAAVADDLDTPTALAAVDAWAARSITGAGPLEEGAPGVVARTVDALLGVRM, from the coding sequence GTGCTCACCTGGCCTGCGCCCCAGATCCCCCGGCTCCCCGGGCGCGGCGGACCCGTCCGCGTGCTCGACACCGCCAGCGGCCAGGTCGTCGAGGCCGCGACCGGCCCCGTGGCCAGCCTGTACGTGTGCGGGATCACCCCCTACGACGCGACGCACCTCGGCCACGCCGCCACGTACGTCGCCTTCGACGTCCTCGGCCGGGCCTGGCGCGACGCCGGCCTGCAGGTGCGGTACGCGTCCAACGTCACCGACGTCGACGACCCCCTGCTCGAGCGCGCCACGGCCACCGGCGTCGACTGGCGCGACCTCGCCGTCGAGCAGACCGCCCTCTTCGCCGCGGACATGACCGCCCTCGGCGTCGTCCCGCCCGACGTCTACCAGGGCGTCGTCGAGAGCGTCCCGCAGATCGCCGCGGCCGTCGTCGCGCTGCTCGACACCGGGGCCGCGTACCGGGTGCCCACGCCCGACGCGGACGGTGACGACGTGTACGCCGACCTGTCCGCCGACCCCCGCTTCGGCTCCGTCAGCGGCCTGCCCGACGGCACGATGCGCGCGCTGAGCGCCGAGCGCGGCGGCGACCCCGACCGCCCCGGCAAGCGGTCGCCCCTCGACCCGCTGCTGTGGCGCGCCGCCCGCACCGGCGAGCCCGCGTGGGACGCCCCCGGCCTGGACCGCGGCCGCCCCGGGTGGCACGTCGAGTGCGCCGTCATCGCCCAGGGCGGCCTGGGCGTCCCCTTCGACGTGCAGGGCGGCGGGTCGGACCTGGCGTTCCCGCACCACGAGATGAGCTCCTCGCACCTGCGCCTGCTCGACGCCGGGCGGTCCGCCGCCCGGCACGTGCACGCCGGCATGGTCGGGTACGAGGGGCACAAGATGAGCAAGTCCCGCGGCAACCTCGTGCTCGTCTCGCGCCTGCTCGCCGACGGCGTCGAGCCGATGGCCGTGCGCCTGGCCGTGCTCGCGCACCGCTACCGCGACGACTGGGAGTGGACCCCGGCGGGCCTCGCCGAGGCCGAGCAGCGGCTGGTCACGTGGCGGCGCGCCCTGTCCGGCAACGGCGGTCCCGCCGCCGAGCCCGTGCTGGCCGCCGTGCGCGCCGCCGTCGCCGACGACCTCGACACCCCGACGGCTCTCGCGGCCGTCGACGCGTGGGCCGCGCGCTCGATCACCGGCGCCGGGCCCCTCGAGGAGGGCGCGCCGGGCGTCGTGGCCCGCACGGTCGACGCGCTGCTCGGCGTCCGGATGTGA
- a CDS encoding PAC2 family protein, producing MSEHPGPDLEPRRPDLPAREPVLLAAFEGWNDAGGAASQALEHLHDTWGAEQVDELDPEEYHDFQVNRPVIAVGPDGNREITWPTTAVAVTTTPRTSRTVVLVHGIEPSMRWRRYCGEILDIAQGLGVKTVVTVGALLADVPHTRPIPVNATSEDVAVREMLGLEPNTYEGPTGIVGVLQHEAAARGLRALSLWAAVPHYVAHPPSPKATLAILHRVEQLLGEPVAMGELPEDALAWQSGVDELAGEDAEIGEYVRQLEEAKDTAELPEASGEAIAQEFERYLRRRDKGTGG from the coding sequence GTGAGCGAGCACCCCGGACCCGACCTGGAACCGCGCCGGCCCGACCTGCCGGCCCGCGAGCCCGTGCTGCTCGCGGCGTTCGAGGGGTGGAACGACGCGGGCGGCGCCGCCAGCCAGGCGCTGGAGCACCTGCACGACACGTGGGGCGCGGAGCAGGTCGACGAGCTCGACCCCGAGGAGTACCACGACTTCCAGGTGAACCGCCCGGTGATCGCCGTCGGCCCCGACGGCAACCGCGAGATCACCTGGCCCACGACGGCCGTCGCGGTGACGACCACGCCGCGCACGAGCCGCACCGTCGTGCTGGTGCACGGCATCGAGCCGTCGATGCGGTGGCGCCGCTACTGCGGGGAGATCCTCGACATCGCGCAGGGCCTGGGCGTGAAGACCGTCGTCACGGTCGGCGCGCTCCTCGCGGACGTGCCGCACACCCGGCCCATCCCGGTGAACGCGACCAGCGAGGACGTCGCGGTCCGCGAGATGCTCGGGCTGGAGCCCAACACGTACGAGGGCCCCACGGGGATCGTCGGGGTGCTGCAGCACGAGGCCGCGGCCCGGGGCCTGCGCGCGCTGTCGCTGTGGGCGGCCGTGCCGCACTACGTGGCGCACCCGCCGTCGCCCAAGGCGACGCTGGCGATCCTGCACCGGGTCGAGCAGCTCCTCGGCGAGCCCGTGGCCATGGGCGAGCTGCCCGAGGACGCGCTCGCCTGGCAGAGCGGCGTGGACGAGCTCGCGGGCGAGGACGCCGAGATCGGCGAGTACGTGCGCCAGCTCGAGGAGGCCAAGGACACCGCCGAGCTGCCCGAGGCCAGCGGCGAGGCCATCGCGCAGGAGTTCGAGCGCTACCTGCGCCGGCGCGACAAGGGCACCGGCGGCTGA
- a CDS encoding methyl-accepting chemotaxis protein: protein MPERVVRLAEEVGQVTGQTMQGIEQVARSTKMLALNALIESARAGERGAGFAVVAREVSEVADRARTLSEDLSGELRPRIAELTELGHQLVARVRGQRLADLALNAIEIVDRNLYERSCDVRWWATDAAVVDALAPGAPAAAATFAGQRLGVILRSYTVYLDLWLADAHGRVVAHGSSTRARDAVGSDVSGQAWFRAAMATRDGDDYAALDVEQHAALGATTATYATAVREGGRADGRPVGALGAFFDWEHQAQTIVEGVRLTPAERDSTRVLLLDRDGLVLAASDRVGVLHERVALRTDGQASGTYTADGTTVGFALTPGYETYPGLGWYGALVQRH from the coding sequence GTGCCCGAACGCGTCGTGCGGCTGGCCGAGGAGGTCGGCCAGGTCACCGGCCAGACCATGCAGGGGATCGAGCAGGTCGCCAGGAGCACCAAGATGCTCGCCCTCAACGCCCTCATCGAGTCGGCCCGGGCGGGGGAGCGCGGCGCCGGGTTCGCGGTCGTGGCCCGCGAGGTCAGCGAGGTCGCCGACCGGGCGCGGACCCTGTCCGAGGACCTGTCAGGCGAGCTGCGCCCCCGCATCGCCGAGCTCACCGAGCTCGGCCACCAGCTCGTGGCCCGCGTGCGCGGGCAGCGCCTCGCCGACCTGGCGCTCAACGCCATCGAGATCGTCGACCGCAACCTGTACGAGCGCTCGTGCGACGTGCGGTGGTGGGCCACCGACGCCGCCGTCGTCGACGCGCTCGCCCCCGGCGCCCCCGCAGCGGCCGCGACGTTCGCCGGGCAGCGTCTCGGCGTCATCCTGCGCAGCTACACCGTGTACCTCGACCTGTGGCTCGCCGACGCGCACGGGCGCGTCGTCGCGCACGGGTCGTCGACGCGGGCCCGCGACGCCGTCGGCTCTGACGTGTCCGGGCAGGCGTGGTTCCGGGCCGCCATGGCCACCCGCGACGGCGACGACTACGCGGCCCTCGACGTCGAGCAGCACGCCGCCCTCGGCGCGACCACCGCCACCTACGCCACCGCCGTCCGCGAGGGCGGGCGCGCCGACGGTCGGCCCGTGGGTGCGCTCGGTGCGTTCTTCGACTGGGAGCACCAGGCGCAGACCATCGTCGAGGGGGTCCGTCTGACGCCCGCGGAGCGCGACAGCACCCGCGTGCTCCTGCTCGACCGCGACGGCCTCGTGCTCGCCGCCTCCGACCGCGTCGGCGTGCTGCACGAGCGGGTCGCGCTGCGCACCGACGGGCAGGCCAGCGGCACGTACACCGCGGACGGCACGACCGTCGGGTTCGCCCTCACCCCCGGCTACGAGACCTACCCGGGCCTCGGCTGGTACGGCGCCCTCGTCCAGCGGCACTGA
- a CDS encoding HAD family phosphatase, producing the protein MAPARDHRTPDDLPAAVLWDMDGTLIDSEPHWMVAETELVEAHGGVWTRDDSVSMIGSSMDVAAARLRERGVALSTAQIADALNTSVAAAIAAGVPWQPGARELVEALAAAGVPQALVTSSYRVLAEPFAQAVGLFDVVVAGDDVTRPKPDPEPYLTAAARLGVDPRACVALEDSVSGLASAVASGAHVVAVQLIAPVDPPAGVSRTTTLRGVTVADLARVASGQLLDRRAA; encoded by the coding sequence GTGGCACCAGCACGCGACCACCGCACGCCCGACGACCTGCCCGCCGCGGTGCTGTGGGACATGGACGGCACGCTCATCGACTCCGAGCCGCACTGGATGGTCGCGGAGACCGAGCTCGTCGAGGCGCATGGCGGGGTGTGGACCCGCGACGACTCGGTGTCGATGATCGGCTCGTCGATGGACGTGGCCGCCGCACGGCTGCGCGAGCGCGGCGTGGCGCTGAGCACGGCGCAGATCGCCGACGCGCTCAACACGTCCGTCGCGGCGGCGATCGCCGCGGGCGTCCCGTGGCAGCCGGGTGCACGCGAGCTCGTCGAGGCCCTCGCCGCCGCGGGCGTCCCGCAGGCCCTCGTCACGTCGTCGTACCGGGTGCTCGCGGAGCCGTTCGCGCAGGCCGTCGGACTCTTCGACGTCGTCGTCGCCGGCGACGACGTGACCCGCCCCAAGCCGGACCCCGAGCCCTACCTCACGGCCGCTGCACGGCTCGGGGTCGACCCCCGCGCGTGCGTCGCCCTCGAGGACTCCGTCTCCGGCCTCGCGTCCGCGGTCGCGTCGGGCGCCCATGTCGTGGCCGTGCAGCTCATCGCGCCGGTCGACCCGCCGGCCGGGGTCTCGCGCACCACCACGCTGCGCGGCGTGACGGTCGCCGACCTGGCCCGGGTCGCGTCCGGGCAGCTGCTCGACCGGCGGGCGGCCTGA